One Amorphoplanes digitatis genomic window carries:
- the rpoB gene encoding DNA-directed RNA polymerase subunit beta, whose protein sequence is MAASRPAKTSRTSSAYAPRRISFGRITEQLEVPNLLALQTESFDWLVGNEAWQARSTDDPHAHSGLAEILEEISPIEDFSGTMSLSFSAPRFDEVKASIEECKEKDLTYCAPLFVTAEFTNNTTGEIKSQTVFMGDFPMMTPKGTFVINGTERVVVSQLVRSPGVYFTKEPDKTSDRDLSSVKVIPSRGAWLEFDIDKRDTVGVRIDRKRRQAVTVLLKAIGWSADQIRERFGWSELLMTTLEKDHIAGQDEALLDIYRKLRPGEPPTRENAQTLLDNLFFNPKRYDVAKVGRYKFNKKLDIDVPIVRGTLTEEDIVKTVDYLCRLHAGEEGYEADDIDHFGNRRLRTVGELIQNQVRVGLSRMERVVRERMTTQDVEAITPQTLINIRPVVAAIKEFFGTSQLSQFMDQTNPLAGLTHRRRLSALGPGGLSRERAGFEVRDVHTSHYGRMCPIETPEGPNIGLIGALSTFARVNPFGFIETPYRRVDNGRVTDQVDYLTADEEDRFVKAQANAPLKSDGTYAEDRVLVRRKGGEIDYVPGEQVDYMDVSPRQMTSVATAMIPFLEHDDANRALMGANMQRQAVPLVKAEAPLVGTGMEYRAAVDAGDVVVAEVGGLVEDLCADYVTVHQDDGHRRTYLLHKFRRSNAGSCVNQKPVVFEGDRVEAGQVIADGPCTDEGEMALGRNLLVAFMCWEGHNYEDAIILSQRLVQQDVLTSIHIEEHEVDARDTKLGPEEITRDIPNVSEEMLADLDERGIIRIGAEVVPGDILVGKVTPKGETELTPEERLLRAIFGEKAREVRDTSLKVPHGETGTVIGVRTFSREDGDELPPGVNELVRVYVAQKRKIQDGDKLAGRHGNKGVISKILPIEDMPFLEDGTPVDIVLNPLGVPSRMNIGQVLETHLGWIAKTGWEVEGDDADWKRQLRAIEAHESPKDSNVATPVFDGAREEEIKGLLESTVVNRDGKRLVNGDGKAQLFDGRSGEPLPDPISVGYVYILKLNHLVDDKIHARSTGPYSMITQQPLGGKAQFGGQRFGEMECWAMQAYGAAYALQELLTIKSDDVLGRVKVYEAIVKGENIPEPGIPESFKVLLKELQSLCLNVEVLSSDGVALEMRETDDEVFRAAEELGIDLSRRPNEGVSSVEEI, encoded by the coding sequence TTGGCAGCTTCCCGCCCTGCGAAGACCAGTCGTACGTCGAGCGCATACGCTCCCCGCCGCATTTCATTCGGCAGGATCACCGAGCAACTTGAGGTCCCAAACCTCCTCGCCCTCCAGACGGAGTCTTTCGACTGGTTGGTCGGGAACGAGGCTTGGCAAGCGCGCTCGACGGACGATCCTCACGCCCACTCGGGCCTCGCAGAGATCCTCGAAGAGATCAGTCCCATTGAGGACTTCTCCGGCACCATGTCGCTGTCCTTCTCAGCGCCGCGCTTCGACGAGGTCAAGGCCTCGATCGAGGAGTGCAAGGAGAAGGACCTGACCTACTGCGCGCCGCTGTTCGTGACCGCGGAGTTCACCAACAACACCACTGGCGAGATCAAGAGCCAGACCGTGTTCATGGGTGACTTCCCGATGATGACCCCCAAGGGGACGTTCGTCATCAACGGCACTGAGCGCGTCGTGGTGAGTCAGCTCGTCCGCTCGCCGGGCGTGTACTTCACGAAGGAGCCGGACAAGACCTCAGACCGCGACCTTTCCAGCGTCAAGGTCATCCCGAGCCGGGGTGCCTGGCTCGAGTTCGATATCGACAAGCGCGACACCGTCGGTGTCCGCATCGACCGCAAGCGCCGGCAGGCCGTCACCGTCCTGCTCAAGGCGATCGGTTGGTCGGCGGATCAGATCCGGGAGCGGTTCGGCTGGTCCGAGCTGCTCATGACGACGCTCGAGAAGGACCACATCGCCGGGCAGGACGAGGCCCTGCTCGACATCTACCGCAAGCTCCGCCCTGGCGAGCCGCCGACGCGGGAGAACGCGCAGACCCTGCTCGACAACCTCTTCTTCAACCCGAAGAGGTACGACGTCGCCAAGGTCGGCCGTTACAAGTTCAACAAGAAGCTCGACATCGACGTCCCGATCGTCCGGGGCACGCTGACCGAGGAAGACATCGTCAAGACCGTGGACTACCTCTGCCGGCTGCACGCCGGTGAGGAGGGCTACGAGGCCGACGACATCGACCACTTCGGCAACCGTCGCCTGCGCACCGTCGGCGAGCTCATCCAGAACCAGGTCCGGGTGGGCCTGTCCCGGATGGAGCGCGTCGTCCGTGAGCGCATGACGACCCAGGACGTCGAGGCGATCACGCCGCAGACCCTGATCAACATCCGCCCCGTGGTGGCGGCGATCAAGGAGTTCTTCGGCACGTCGCAGCTGTCGCAGTTCATGGACCAGACCAACCCGCTGGCGGGCCTGACCCACCGGCGCCGGCTGAGCGCGCTCGGCCCCGGTGGTCTGTCCCGTGAGCGGGCCGGCTTCGAGGTTCGTGACGTGCACACGTCGCACTACGGCCGGATGTGCCCGATCGAGACGCCGGAAGGCCCGAACATCGGCCTGATCGGCGCCCTCTCGACGTTCGCGCGGGTCAACCCGTTCGGGTTCATCGAGACGCCGTACCGCCGGGTGGACAACGGCCGGGTCACCGACCAGGTCGACTACCTGACGGCCGACGAAGAGGACCGGTTCGTCAAGGCTCAGGCCAACGCGCCGCTCAAGAGCGACGGCACGTACGCCGAGGACCGCGTTCTCGTCCGCCGTAAGGGCGGCGAGATCGACTACGTCCCCGGCGAGCAGGTCGACTACATGGACGTCTCGCCGCGGCAGATGACCTCGGTCGCGACGGCGATGATCCCGTTCCTCGAGCACGACGACGCGAACCGTGCCCTCATGGGCGCCAACATGCAGCGTCAGGCCGTTCCGCTGGTCAAGGCGGAGGCCCCGCTGGTCGGCACGGGCATGGAATACCGTGCCGCGGTCGACGCCGGCGACGTGGTCGTGGCCGAGGTCGGCGGTCTGGTCGAGGACCTGTGCGCCGACTACGTGACGGTGCACCAGGACGACGGCCACCGCCGGACCTACCTGCTGCACAAGTTCCGTCGCAGCAACGCCGGCTCCTGCGTCAACCAGAAGCCCGTCGTCTTCGAGGGCGACCGGGTCGAGGCCGGCCAGGTCATCGCCGACGGTCCGTGCACCGACGAGGGGGAGATGGCCCTCGGCCGGAACCTGCTCGTCGCGTTCATGTGCTGGGAAGGCCACAACTACGAGGACGCGATCATCCTGTCGCAGCGCCTCGTGCAGCAGGACGTCCTCACCTCGATTCACATCGAGGAGCACGAGGTCGACGCCCGCGACACCAAGCTCGGCCCGGAAGAGATCACCCGCGACATCCCCAACGTCAGCGAGGAAATGCTCGCCGACCTGGACGAGCGCGGCATCATCCGGATCGGTGCCGAGGTCGTGCCCGGCGACATCCTGGTCGGCAAGGTGACGCCCAAGGGCGAGACCGAGCTGACCCCGGAGGAGCGGCTGCTGCGCGCGATCTTCGGTGAGAAGGCCCGGGAGGTCCGGGACACCTCGCTGAAGGTGCCGCACGGCGAGACCGGCACGGTCATCGGCGTACGCACGTTCTCGCGCGAGGACGGCGACGAGCTGCCCCCGGGCGTGAACGAGCTGGTCCGGGTCTACGTCGCCCAGAAGCGCAAGATCCAGGACGGCGACAAGCTCGCCGGCCGGCACGGCAACAAGGGCGTCATCTCGAAGATCCTGCCCATCGAGGACATGCCGTTCCTCGAGGACGGGACGCCTGTCGACATCGTGCTCAACCCGCTCGGTGTGCCCTCGCGTATGAACATCGGCCAGGTCCTGGAGACCCACCTCGGGTGGATCGCCAAGACGGGCTGGGAGGTCGAGGGCGACGACGCCGACTGGAAGCGGCAGCTGCGGGCCATCGAGGCGCATGAGTCTCCGAAGGACAGCAATGTCGCGACGCCGGTCTTCGACGGCGCCCGCGAGGAGGAGATCAAGGGCCTTCTCGAGTCGACGGTGGTCAACCGTGACGGTAAGCGGCTGGTCAACGGCGACGGCAAGGCGCAGCTCTTCGACGGTCGTTCCGGTGAACCGCTGCCGGACCCGATCTCGGTCGGCTACGTCTACATCCTGAAGCTGAACCACCTGGTCGACGACAAGATCCACGCTCGTTCGACCGGACCGTACTCGATGATCACGCAGCAGCCGCTGGGTGGTAAGGCGCAGTTCGGTGGCCAGCGGTTCGGCGAGATGGAGTGCTGGGCGATGCAGGCCTACGGTGCGGCATACGCACTGCAGGAGCTGCTCACCATCAAGTCCGACGACGTCCTGGGCCGCGTGAAGGTCTACGAGGCCATCGTCAAGGGCGAGAACATCCCGGAGCCGGGAATCCCCGAGTCGTTCAAGGTGCTGCTCAAGGAGCTGCAGTCGCTGTGCCTGAATGTCGAGGTGCTCTCCAGCGACGGCGTCGCCCTGGAAATGCGTGAGACCGACGACGAGGTCTTCCGGGCCGCGGAAGAACTCGGCATCGACCTGTCGAGGCGTCCTAACGAGGGCGTCAGCAGCGTCGAAGAGATCTGA
- the rpsG gene encoding 30S ribosomal protein S7, with product MPRKGPAPRHPVVPDPVYNSPLVTQLVNKILVGGKRQLAERIVYGALEGCREKSGTDPVVTLKRAMDNVKPTLEVRSRRVGGATYQVPVEVRTPRQTTLGLRWLVQYSKARREKTMIERLQNELLDASNGLGAAVKRREDTHKMAESNKAFAHYRW from the coding sequence ATGCCGCGTAAGGGCCCCGCTCCGCGCCACCCGGTGGTTCCGGACCCGGTTTACAACTCACCGCTGGTCACCCAGCTGGTGAACAAGATCCTGGTCGGGGGCAAGCGTCAGCTCGCCGAGCGCATCGTCTACGGCGCCCTCGAGGGCTGCCGGGAGAAGAGCGGCACCGACCCCGTGGTGACGCTCAAGCGCGCCATGGACAACGTCAAGCCGACCCTTGAGGTCCGCAGCCGCCGTGTCGGTGGCGCGACCTACCAGGTGCCGGTCGAGGTCCGCACGCCGCGGCAGACGACCCTCGGTCTGCGCTGGCTGGTCCAGTACTCCAAGGCCCGCCGCGAGAAGACCATGATCGAGCGCCTGCAGAACGAGCTGCTCGACGCCAGCAATGGCCTCGGTGCTGCCGTGAAGCGGCGCGAGGACACCCACAAGATGGCGGAGTCCAACAAGGCCTTCGCGCACTACCGCTGGTAA
- the rplA gene encoding 50S ribosomal protein L1, producing the protein MQRSKAYRKAAEQIDVAKLYEPADAVKLAKDTSPTKFDATVEVAMRLGVDPRKADQMVRGVVNLPHGTGKTARVIVFAQGAKAEEAVAAGADEVGTDELVARIQGGWLDFDAAIATPDQMAKIGRIARILGPRGLMPNPKTGTVTMDVTKAVSDIKGGKITFRVDKHSNLHLIIGKASFSEDQLLENYGAVLDEVLRAKPSAAKGKYLKKVTVSTTMGPGVQIDPNVVKNLRGDKSDS; encoded by the coding sequence ATGCAGCGCAGCAAGGCTTACCGCAAGGCCGCCGAGCAGATCGACGTCGCGAAGCTCTACGAGCCCGCCGACGCCGTGAAGCTGGCCAAGGACACCAGCCCCACCAAGTTCGACGCCACGGTCGAGGTCGCGATGCGGCTCGGCGTGGACCCGCGTAAGGCCGACCAGATGGTCCGCGGCGTGGTCAACCTGCCGCACGGCACCGGCAAGACGGCCCGCGTGATCGTCTTCGCGCAGGGCGCCAAGGCCGAGGAGGCCGTCGCGGCCGGCGCCGACGAGGTCGGCACGGACGAGCTCGTCGCCCGCATCCAGGGTGGCTGGCTCGACTTCGACGCGGCGATCGCCACCCCGGACCAGATGGCCAAGATCGGCCGTATCGCCCGGATCCTCGGCCCCCGCGGCCTCATGCCGAACCCGAAGACCGGCACGGTCACCATGGACGTGACCAAGGCCGTCTCGGACATCAAGGGCGGCAAGATCACCTTCCGGGTGGACAAGCACTCGAACCTGCACCTGATCATCGGCAAGGCCTCGTTCAGCGAGGACCAGCTGCTGGAGAACTACGGCGCCGTGCTCGACGAGGTCCTGCGGGCCAAGCCGTCGGCCGCCAAGGGCAAGTACCTGAAGAAGGTCACCGTCAGCACCACGATGGGCCCCGGCGTGCAGATCGACCCGAACGTGGTCAAGAACCTGCGCGGCGACAAGTCCGACAGCTGA
- a CDS encoding ATP-binding cassette domain-containing protein: MRFDNVWFRYGRRAGWTLRTVDATVEPGATVVVLGRNGAGKSTLLQLAAGVLRPVHGAVRERPPVVGWVPERFPADQPFTTEQYLSHMAAVRGLRGGAGTDRWIERLGLGEHRHTRLADLSKGTAQKVGLAQALLVAPGLLVLDEPWEGLDSVARTLIPQIVGEVTAAGGAVLVSDHRGEIAGLPDAIRWTVTDGTVTPAEHRPGEEPDEVVVEVAVRRADADQAMARLRADGHRVLGVRAERAQ; this comes from the coding sequence GTGCGATTCGACAACGTCTGGTTCCGGTACGGGCGCCGCGCGGGCTGGACCCTGCGGACGGTGGACGCGACCGTCGAGCCGGGCGCCACGGTGGTGGTGCTGGGCCGCAACGGCGCCGGCAAGTCGACCCTGCTGCAACTGGCCGCCGGCGTGCTGCGGCCCGTGCACGGCGCGGTCCGGGAGCGCCCGCCGGTCGTCGGCTGGGTCCCGGAGCGCTTCCCGGCCGACCAGCCGTTCACGACCGAGCAGTACCTGAGCCACATGGCCGCCGTCCGGGGCCTGCGCGGCGGCGCCGGGACCGACCGCTGGATCGAGCGCCTCGGGCTCGGCGAGCACCGCCACACCCGCCTGGCGGACCTCTCCAAGGGCACCGCGCAGAAGGTCGGCCTCGCGCAGGCGCTGCTCGTCGCCCCGGGCCTGCTGGTGCTCGACGAGCCCTGGGAGGGCCTCGACTCCGTGGCCCGCACGCTGATACCGCAGATCGTCGGCGAGGTCACCGCCGCCGGCGGCGCGGTGCTGGTCAGCGACCACCGCGGCGAGATCGCCGGCCTGCCGGACGCGATCCGCTGGACGGTCACCGACGGCACGGTCACCCCGGCGGAGCACCGGCCGGGTGAGGAGCCCGACGAGGTGGTCGTCGAGGTCGCCGTCCGCCGGGCGGACGCCGACCAGGCGATGGCCCGGCTGCGTGCCGACGGTCACCGTGTCCTTGGCGTACGCGCGGAGCGGGCGCAGTGA
- the rplL gene encoding 50S ribosomal protein L7/L12 has translation MAKLSTDELLGAFKEMTLIELSEFVKQFEEVFEVTAAAPVAIAAAGGAAAAPEAAVEQDSFDVVLEGDGGKKIQVIKVVRELTGLGLKEAKDAVEAAPKAILEGVNKEKAEAAKAKLEGEGAKVTLK, from the coding sequence ATGGCGAAGCTCAGCACCGACGAGCTGCTCGGCGCGTTCAAGGAAATGACGCTGATCGAGCTGTCCGAGTTCGTGAAGCAGTTCGAAGAGGTCTTCGAGGTCACCGCCGCCGCGCCGGTCGCGATCGCTGCCGCCGGTGGCGCTGCCGCCGCGCCCGAGGCCGCGGTCGAGCAGGACTCCTTCGACGTCGTCCTCGAGGGTGACGGCGGCAAGAAGATCCAGGTCATCAAGGTCGTGCGTGAGCTGACCGGCCTGGGCCTCAAGGAGGCCAAGGACGCCGTCGAGGCCGCCCCCAAGGCGATCCTCGAGGGTGTCAACAAGGAGAAGGCCGAGGCCGCCAAGGCCAAGCTCGAGGGCGAAGGCGCCAAGGTCACCCTCAAGTGA
- a CDS encoding DNA-directed RNA polymerase subunit beta' produces MLDVNFFDELRIGLATADDIRQWSHGEVKKPETINYRTLKPEKDGLFCEKIFGPQRDWECYCGKYKRVRFKGIICERCGVEVTRSKVRRERMGHIELAASVTHIWYFKGVPSRLGYLLDLAPKDLEKIIYFASYVITSVDAEARHRDMSTIENEIFAEKRQSENSRDSEIEKRAAKLEQDLAELEAEGAKADVRRKVKEAGEREMRQIRDKAQREIDRLDEVLDTFRKLDSKQLVTDELLYRELRDRFGEYFTGGMGAEAIKALLENMDLDAEAESLRETIRSGKGQRKIRALKRLKVVAAFLNTRNSPLGMVLDCVPVIPPDLRPMVQLDGGRFATSDLNDLYRRVINRNNRLKRLIDLGAPEIIVNNEKRMLQEAVDALFDNGRRGRPVTGPGNRPLKSLSDMLKGKQGRFRQNLLGKRVDYSGRSVIVVGPRLKLHQCGLPKQMALELFKPFVMKRLVDLNHAQNIKSAKRMVERQRAVVWDVLEEVISEHPVLLNRAPTLHRLGIQAFEPQLVEGKAIQIHPLVCTAFNADFDGDQMAVHVPLSAEAQAEARILMLSSNNILKPADGKPVTMPTQDMVIGLYYLTHLTKGAKGEGRVFSSDAEARMAFDNGELHLQAQVKIRLPEVLEVDNGAAEPTWERPEGWESGDKLLVETTLGRVLFNETLPPGYRYVNYEIRKGQLSAIVNDLAERFPKVALAATLDALKEAGFHWATWSGVTIGMGDVIGPPRKPEIIARYQGEADRIDKQYQRGLMTAEERRGELIDIWTNATKDISKEMETALPQENPLWVMINSGARGNLLQLRQIAAIRGLVANPKGEIIPRPITSSYREGLTVLEYFISTHGARKGLADTALRTADSGYLTRRLVDVSQDVIIREEDCGTDRAIPMTVSDREPDGTLVVHTHAETGVHARTIADDIVGPDGSIAVARGEDLNSILVDKLVAAGVETVRVRSVLTCESKLGVCAACYGRSLPTGKSVDIGEAVGIIAAQSIGEPGTQLTMRTFHTGGVAGEDITQGLPRVQEIFEARVPKGKAPIADTPGRIRIEDGERSRKIIVIPDDGSEEIVYDKISKRVKLRALDGDHVAVGEKLTEGTIDPHELLRIMGPRAVQVHLTSEVQEVYRSQGVLIHDKHIEIIIRQMLKRVTVIDSGATEFLPGVLVDRALFESENRRLVGEGGEPAAGRPVLMGITKASLATDSWLSAASFQETTRVLTDAAINSRSDSLVGLKENVIIGKLIPAGTGISKYRNIRVEPTEEAKAKVYSMTGYPETDYGFGPASGQAVPLDDFDFGSYR; encoded by the coding sequence GTGCTCGACGTCAACTTCTTCGACGAGTTGCGCATCGGCCTTGCTACCGCTGACGACATCCGCCAGTGGTCGCACGGTGAGGTCAAGAAGCCCGAGACGATCAACTACCGCACGCTCAAGCCCGAGAAGGACGGACTCTTCTGCGAGAAGATCTTCGGTCCGCAGCGGGACTGGGAGTGCTACTGCGGTAAGTACAAGCGGGTTCGGTTCAAGGGCATCATCTGTGAGCGCTGCGGCGTCGAGGTGACCCGGTCCAAGGTGCGTCGTGAGCGCATGGGCCACATCGAGCTGGCCGCGTCGGTCACGCACATCTGGTACTTCAAGGGTGTGCCGAGCCGGCTGGGCTACCTGCTCGACCTGGCGCCCAAGGATCTCGAGAAGATCATCTACTTCGCCTCGTACGTGATCACGAGCGTTGACGCCGAGGCGCGTCACCGCGACATGTCCACCATCGAGAACGAGATCTTCGCCGAGAAGCGGCAGTCCGAGAACAGCCGCGACTCCGAGATCGAGAAGCGGGCCGCCAAGCTCGAGCAGGATCTCGCCGAGCTCGAGGCCGAGGGTGCCAAGGCCGACGTGCGCCGCAAGGTCAAGGAGGCCGGCGAACGCGAGATGCGCCAGATCCGTGACAAGGCGCAGCGCGAGATCGACCGGCTCGACGAGGTGCTCGACACGTTCCGCAAGCTCGACAGCAAGCAGCTCGTCACCGACGAGCTGCTCTACCGCGAGCTGCGCGACCGCTTCGGCGAGTACTTCACCGGTGGCATGGGCGCCGAGGCGATCAAGGCCCTGCTGGAGAACATGGACCTCGACGCCGAGGCCGAGTCGCTGCGCGAGACCATTCGCAGCGGCAAGGGCCAGCGCAAGATCCGTGCGCTCAAGCGGCTCAAGGTCGTCGCCGCGTTCCTGAACACCCGCAACTCGCCGCTCGGCATGGTGCTGGACTGCGTCCCGGTCATCCCGCCGGACCTGCGCCCGATGGTGCAGCTCGACGGTGGCCGCTTCGCGACCAGCGACCTGAACGACCTGTACCGCCGGGTCATCAACCGCAACAACCGGCTCAAGCGACTGATCGACCTCGGTGCCCCCGAGATCATCGTCAACAACGAGAAGCGGATGCTGCAGGAGGCCGTCGACGCGCTGTTCGACAACGGCCGCCGCGGCCGGCCGGTCACCGGCCCGGGTAACCGTCCGCTGAAGTCGCTGTCCGACATGCTCAAGGGCAAGCAGGGCCGCTTCCGGCAGAACCTGCTCGGCAAGCGCGTCGACTACTCCGGCCGTTCCGTCATCGTCGTCGGCCCCCGGCTCAAGCTGCACCAGTGCGGCCTGCCGAAGCAGATGGCGCTGGAGCTGTTCAAGCCGTTCGTGATGAAGCGCCTGGTCGACCTGAACCACGCGCAGAACATCAAGTCGGCCAAGCGGATGGTCGAGCGTCAGCGCGCCGTCGTGTGGGACGTCCTCGAAGAGGTCATCAGCGAGCACCCCGTGCTGCTGAACCGCGCGCCGACCCTGCACCGCCTGGGCATCCAGGCCTTCGAGCCGCAGCTGGTCGAGGGCAAGGCGATCCAGATCCACCCGCTCGTCTGTACGGCGTTCAACGCCGACTTCGACGGTGACCAGATGGCGGTGCACGTGCCGCTGTCGGCCGAGGCGCAGGCCGAGGCCCGGATCCTGATGCTCTCGTCGAACAACATCCTCAAGCCGGCCGACGGCAAGCCCGTCACCATGCCCACCCAGGACATGGTCATCGGCCTCTACTACCTGACGCACCTCACCAAGGGTGCGAAGGGTGAGGGCCGGGTCTTCAGCTCGGACGCCGAGGCGCGGATGGCGTTCGACAACGGCGAGCTGCACCTGCAGGCGCAGGTGAAGATCAGGCTGCCCGAGGTGCTCGAGGTCGACAACGGCGCTGCCGAGCCGACCTGGGAGCGGCCCGAGGGCTGGGAGTCGGGCGACAAGCTGCTCGTCGAGACCACCCTGGGACGGGTGCTCTTCAACGAGACGCTGCCGCCGGGCTACCGCTACGTCAACTACGAGATCCGCAAGGGTCAGCTCTCCGCGATCGTCAACGACCTCGCCGAGCGCTTCCCCAAGGTCGCCCTGGCGGCGACCCTGGACGCGCTCAAGGAGGCCGGCTTCCACTGGGCCACCTGGTCCGGTGTGACGATCGGTATGGGCGACGTCATCGGCCCTCCGCGCAAGCCGGAGATCATCGCCCGCTACCAGGGCGAGGCCGACCGCATCGACAAGCAGTACCAGCGTGGCCTGATGACCGCCGAGGAACGTCGCGGCGAACTCATCGACATCTGGACCAACGCGACCAAGGACATCTCGAAGGAGATGGAGACGGCGCTGCCGCAGGAGAACCCGCTCTGGGTCATGATCAACTCCGGCGCTCGCGGTAACCTCCTCCAGCTCCGGCAGATCGCCGCGATCCGTGGTCTGGTGGCCAACCCCAAGGGCGAGATCATCCCGCGCCCGATCACCTCGTCGTACCGCGAGGGTCTGACCGTGCTGGAGTACTTCATCTCCACGCACGGTGCCCGTAAGGGCCTGGCGGACACCGCGCTGCGTACCGCCGACTCGGGTTACCTGACCCGGCGTCTGGTGGACGTCTCGCAGGACGTCATCATCCGTGAAGAGGACTGCGGCACCGACCGCGCGATCCCGATGACGGTGAGCGACCGCGAGCCCGACGGCACCCTCGTCGTGCACACGCACGCCGAGACCGGCGTGCACGCCCGCACCATCGCGGACGACATCGTCGGCCCCGACGGCAGCATCGCGGTGGCGCGTGGCGAGGACCTCAACTCGATCCTGGTCGACAAGCTTGTCGCCGCCGGGGTGGAGACGGTCCGGGTGCGCAGCGTCCTGACCTGCGAGTCGAAGCTCGGCGTGTGTGCGGCCTGCTACGGCCGCTCGCTGCCGACCGGCAAGTCGGTCGACATCGGCGAGGCCGTCGGCATCATCGCGGCCCAGTCCATCGGTGAGCCCGGCACGCAGCTGACGATGCGTACCTTCCACACCGGTGGTGTCGCGGGTGAGGACATCACCCAGGGTCTGCCGCGTGTGCAGGAGATCTTCGAGGCCCGCGTGCCCAAGGGCAAGGCGCCCATCGCCGACACCCCGGGACGCATCCGCATCGAGGACGGCGAGCGGTCGCGGAAGATCATCGTGATCCCGGACGACGGCAGCGAAGAGATCGTGTACGACAAGATCTCGAAGCGCGTCAAGCTCCGGGCGCTCGACGGCGACCACGTCGCGGTCGGCGAGAAGCTCACCGAGGGCACCATCGACCCGCACGAGCTTCTGCGGATCATGGGTCCGCGGGCGGTCCAGGTCCACCTGACCAGTGAGGTCCAGGAGGTCTACCGCTCGCAGGGTGTGCTCATCCACGACAAGCACATCGAGATCATCATCCGCCAGATGCTCAAGCGGGTGACGGTCATCGACTCCGGCGCGACCGAGTTCCTGCCGGGCGTGCTGGTCGACCGGGCGCTCTTCGAGTCGGAGAACCGCCGGCTCGTCGGCGAGGGTGGCGAGCCCGCCGCCGGTCGTCCGGTGCTGATGGGTATCACCAAGGCCTCGCTGGCGACCGACTCCTGGCTCTCGGCGGCCTCCTTCCAGGAGACCACCCGGGTGCTCACCGACGCTGCGATCAACTCGCGCAGCGACTCGCTGGTGGGCCTCAAGGAGAACGTCATCATCGGCAAGCTCATCCCGGCCGGTACTGGCATCAGCAAGTACCGCAACATCCGGGTCGAGCCGACCGAGGAGGCCAAGGCCAAGGTGTACTCGATGACCGGGTACCCCGAGACCGACTACGGCTTCGGGCCGGCCAGCGGGCAGGCTGTGCCGCTGGACGACTTCGACTTCGGGTCGTACCGCTAA
- the rpsL gene encoding 30S ribosomal protein S12 yields the protein MPTIQQLVRKGRQAKTSKTKTPALKGSPQRRGVCTRVYTTTPKKPNSALRKVARVKLSSQIEVTAYIPGVGHNLQEHSIVLVRGGRVKDLPGVRYKIVRGSLDTQGVRNRKQARSRYGAKKEKS from the coding sequence GTGCCCACGATCCAGCAGCTGGTCCGAAAGGGCCGCCAGGCGAAGACGAGCAAGACCAAGACGCCGGCGCTGAAGGGAAGCCCCCAGCGGCGCGGCGTGTGCACGCGCGTGTACACCACCACCCCCAAGAAGCCGAACTCTGCGCTGCGCAAGGTCGCTCGTGTGAAGCTCAGCAGCCAGATCGAGGTGACGGCGTACATCCCGGGCGTCGGCCACAACCTGCAGGAGCACTCGATCGTGCTCGTGCGCGGCGGTCGTGTGAAGGACCTCCCGGGCGTCCGCTACAAGATCGTCCGCGGTTCGCTGGACACCCAGGGTGTCCGCAACCGCAAGCAGGCCCGCAGCCGTTACGGCGCGAAGAAGGAGAAGAGCTGA
- the rplJ gene encoding 50S ribosomal protein L10, whose amino-acid sequence MADKPVRADKASAVAELTDNFRNSSATLLTEYRGLTVSEITELRRSLGSETKYSVSKNTLAKRAASDAGIEGLDALFTGPTALAFVGGDPVEAAKGLRAFAKAHPVLIIKGGVFEGKAVTAAEVGKIADLESREVLLAKLAGAMKGNLTKAAATFQAPLAQVARLAAALQDKRAQDGSAEA is encoded by the coding sequence ATGGCGGACAAGCCGGTCCGGGCCGACAAGGCCTCTGCCGTCGCCGAGCTCACGGACAACTTCCGTAACTCGTCGGCCACCCTGTTGACCGAGTATCGCGGCCTCACGGTCTCGGAGATCACCGAGCTGCGGCGCTCGCTCGGCAGCGAGACCAAGTACTCCGTGTCGAAGAACACGCTCGCTAAGCGGGCGGCGTCCGACGCGGGCATCGAGGGCCTCGACGCGCTGTTCACCGGTCCTACCGCGCTCGCCTTCGTGGGCGGGGACCCGGTCGAGGCGGCCAAGGGCCTTCGTGCCTTCGCCAAGGCCCACCCCGTCCTGATCATCAAGGGCGGCGTCTTCGAGGGCAAGGCCGTCACGGCCGCCGAGGTTGGCAAGATCGCCGACCTCGAGTCCCGCGAGGTGCTGCTGGCGAAGCTTGCCGGCGCCATGAAGGGCAACCTGACCAAGGCGGCGGCGACGTTCCAGGCCCCGCTCGCCCAGGTCGCTCGCCTGGCCGCGGCTCTGCAGGACAAGCGCGCACAGGACGGTTCCGCCGAGGCCTGA